Proteins encoded together in one Mus musculus strain C57BL/6J chromosome 16, GRCm38.p6 C57BL/6J window:
- the Gm52260 gene encoding keratin-associated protein 20-2-like: MCYYGGYYGGLGYGYGCGYGYGCGYGGYGYGCCRPLCCGRYWSYGFY, encoded by the coding sequence ATGTGCTACTACGGAGGATATTATGGAGGCCTGGGCTatggctatggctgtggctatggctatggctgtggctatggTGGCTATGGTTATGGCTGCTGCCGCCCACTGTGCTGTGGACGATACTGGTCTTATGGATTCTACTGA
- the Gm35257 gene encoding keratin-associated protein 20-2-like — MCYYGSYYRGLGYGYGCGYGYGCGYGCGYGCGYGCGYGGYGYGCCLPLCCRRYGCCGFY; from the coding sequence ATGTGTTACTATGGAAGCTACTATAGAGGCCTAGGCTatggctatggctgtggctatggctatggctgtggctatggctgtggctatggctgtggctatggctgtggctatggTGGCTATGGTTATGGCTGCTGCCTCCCACTGTGCTGTAGAAGATACGGCTGCTGTGGCTTCTACTGA